A region from the Leguminivora glycinivorella isolate SPB_JAAS2020 chromosome 3, LegGlyc_1.1, whole genome shotgun sequence genome encodes:
- the LOC125224598 gene encoding uncharacterized protein LOC125224598: protein MDSGANPGISGTSTTVKSRSTEHNRILFFIFRSDFEYHVIQSKKDLDSEDEPGSLKTQKKTTKRKNASQIPKRDAGWSLDRNVVEECASKSKKIKPKKTVKKHASSVLITDTLQDSDTDLDEEDKTKSTTTKSKKETPDCKPGWFSNWGDEGHVEAQRRASAANSLSSVLIRRVPGGYVRRTASLTGDLFIDLKLYNVVDIQNVPSEARWEKALVNFKYRVDSVSDIVDRINKILKRCKDDFTDEGTFFPDKKSQ from the exons ATGGATTCAGGAGCAAATCCTGGTATTTCAG GTACAAGTACAACTGTGAAATCTCGTTCGACTGAACATAACAgaatcttattttttattttcaggtcTGACTTTGAGTATCATGTAATCCAGTCTAAGAAAGACCTCGACTCTGAGGATGAACCTGGATCattaaa GACTCAGAAGAAAACAACCAAAAGGAAAAACGCTTCTCAGATCCCGAAACGTGACGCGGGCTGGTCGCTGGACAGAAACGTCGTCGAAGAATGTGCTAGtaaaag caaGAAGATCAAACCAAAGAAAACTGTGAAAAAGCACGCATCGTCCGTGTTAATAACTGATACGTTGCAGGACAGTGACACTGACCTTGATGAAGAAGACAAAACTAAAAG TACGACAACCAAGTCGAAGAAAGAGACACCTGATTGTAAGCCAGGCTGGTTTTCAAACTGGGGTGACGAAGGACATGTTGAAGCCCAGCGTCGAGCATCCGCTGCCAACTCTCTGTCGTCCGTGCTGATACGTCGCGTCCCAGGCGGCTACGTGCGTCGCACAGCTTCGTTAACCGGTGATCTTTTTATTGATCTTAAACTGTATAACGTAGTAGATATTCAAAACGTTCCATCTGAAGCCCGTTGGGAGAAAGCGctggttaattttaaatatcgtGTGGATTCCGTTTCGGATATAGTAGATAGAATAAATAAGATTCTAAAGCGTTGTAAGGACGACTTTACAGATGAAGGAACCTTTTTCCCAGATAAAAAAAGCCAATAA